A genomic window from Desulfovibrio gilichinskyi includes:
- the larB gene encoding nickel pincer cofactor biosynthesis protein LarB translates to MTDLLTKLLSDIRDGNVDVEEGLQCLRDLPFMDLGHTKFDLHRSLRTGFPEVVYGEGKTPEQIGEIFDKMGKHTNILATRVSPEKAEYVQSVCAEAKYNTLGRTLSLVKKPISYNKGEVAIITAGTSDISVAEEALETCEMFGSHAKIISDVGVAGIHRLLDRLSAIRQARILIVIAGMEGALASVIGGLVSQPIIAVPTSVGYGASFSGLSALLGMLTSCASGVTVVNIDNGFGAACAACKINNIL, encoded by the coding sequence ATGACTGATCTGTTAACTAAACTTTTGTCCGATATCAGGGATGGTAATGTTGATGTTGAAGAAGGGCTTCAATGTTTGCGGGATCTTCCGTTTATGGATTTGGGGCACACCAAATTCGACCTGCACCGTTCGCTGAGAACCGGTTTTCCCGAGGTCGTTTACGGTGAAGGGAAAACCCCTGAACAGATTGGTGAGATCTTTGATAAAATGGGTAAGCATACAAATATTCTGGCAACCCGTGTTTCTCCTGAAAAGGCTGAATATGTACAGTCTGTTTGCGCCGAAGCAAAGTATAATACCCTAGGAAGAACTCTCTCGCTTGTTAAGAAACCTATCTCCTACAATAAAGGAGAGGTTGCCATTATTACTGCCGGAACATCCGACATTTCTGTTGCGGAGGAAGCTCTGGAAACTTGTGAGATGTTTGGGAGTCATGCAAAAATTATTTCTGATGTTGGAGTTGCCGGTATTCATCGTTTACTTGATCGTCTGTCTGCGATCCGTCAGGCGCGCATTCTTATTGTAATTGCAGGTATGGAAGGAGCTTTGGCCAGCGTTATTGGCGGACTTGTTTCGCAACCGATTATTGCGGTACCTACTTCTGTCGGTTACGGAGCATCTTTTTCAGGATTATCTGCCTTGCTCGGCATGCTGACATCCTGCGCCAGTGGCGTCACTGTGGTGAATATTGATAACGGTTTCGGAGCAGCTTGCGCAGCGTGTAAGATCAATAATATCCTCTAA
- a CDS encoding autotransporter outer membrane beta-barrel domain-containing protein translates to MKYLFSLIVLLVTLAAVSAFAETNGQQQATSDVARSSSQALSTMVQGRVATIAAPKPAGLKRVSHNSIDNNGNIDISLNAEDLGLASGEAANDFGVWAMGSYTQFSNTATGSKYDAETYNFLAGADWRATPDLLIGLAGGYGVLDLDKKDWSGGADTGTLKTDSEWTVMPYLAYNFTDYTILDTAFAYTNSRYKDNDGTSTGKYDSNRYLTNIGVSQYFMLDEWTLSGRLGYMYVSGDLGSYSRGGTDIANPDSYLSQMNVEAKAAYLFDRWIEPYTAIRYYYDLGVSTRPVDSDYDEFEGVLGLNLYASDVWTVGLEGGASAGRAKYESYRGQATVRFEF, encoded by the coding sequence ATGAAGTATTTATTTTCATTAATTGTCTTGTTGGTAACACTCGCTGCAGTATCAGCCTTTGCCGAAACTAATGGACAGCAACAGGCGACTAGTGATGTTGCCCGCTCCAGTAGTCAGGCATTAAGTACAATGGTTCAAGGGCGAGTTGCTACAATTGCTGCTCCTAAACCTGCTGGGTTAAAAAGAGTTTCTCATAATAGTATTGATAATAATGGTAATATAGATATTTCCCTGAATGCGGAAGATTTGGGACTTGCCTCAGGTGAAGCTGCCAATGACTTTGGTGTTTGGGCTATGGGATCTTACACACAGTTTTCTAACACTGCGACAGGATCCAAATATGACGCTGAAACCTATAATTTCCTTGCTGGGGCGGATTGGCGTGCAACTCCGGATTTATTAATAGGATTAGCCGGTGGTTACGGTGTGCTTGATCTTGATAAAAAAGACTGGTCAGGCGGAGCTGATACTGGAACACTCAAAACTGACTCAGAGTGGACAGTGATGCCTTATTTGGCCTACAATTTTACTGACTACACCATCTTAGATACAGCTTTTGCTTATACAAATTCCCGCTATAAAGACAACGATGGTACAAGTACTGGTAAATACGATTCCAATCGTTATTTGACGAACATAGGTGTTTCTCAATATTTTATGCTTGATGAATGGACTCTCAGTGGTCGTCTTGGATATATGTATGTAAGTGGTGATTTAGGTTCTTATTCTCGTGGCGGAACTGACATTGCAAATCCAGATAGTTATTTGAGTCAGATGAACGTTGAAGCAAAAGCAGCGTATCTTTTTGACAGATGGATTGAACCATACACTGCGATCCGCTACTATTATGACCTTGGAGTTTCAACTAGACCTGTAGACTCTGATTATGATGAGTTTGAGGGCGTTCTTGGTTTGAATCTGTATGCTAGTGATGTGTGGACAGTTGGTTTAGAGGGTGGAGCAAGTGCAGGACGTGCTAAGTACGAATCCTACCGAGGTCAAGCAACTGTCCGTTTTGAATTTTAA
- a CDS encoding aldo/keto reductase, with protein MLYRTMPKNGDKLSALGFGCMRLPMLDGEIDEKRAIAQIRQAIDNGVNYVDTAWPYHDGESEPLLGKALKDGYREKVKIATKLPTWLVENREDMDKFLDAQLEKLGTDHIDYYLIHALSGPSWKSVEDLGIKEFLDQAQKDGRIVNPGFSFHGLAEDFQPIVDAYSWVFCQIQYNYLDQEFQAGTKGLKYAASKDIGVIIMEPLRGGNLALPEAPPAIAELWAQAEVKRPPVEWALRWVWNHPEVTVVLSGMNSEEQISQNMAVASDASANYLSPAELELIERVSITYRKLMQVGCTGCGYCLPCPAGVQIPICFDFFNKLHMFGNLDEAKHLYKVFGSGDVLQREPGFASQCVECGMCLEKCPQQINIPEVLKRVVAELED; from the coding sequence TTGCTTTACAGAACTATGCCTAAGAATGGAGACAAACTTTCCGCACTTGGATTCGGGTGCATGCGTCTGCCTATGCTGGACGGAGAAATTGATGAGAAACGTGCTATCGCACAAATCCGTCAGGCTATTGATAACGGAGTCAATTATGTTGATACCGCATGGCCTTATCATGACGGAGAAAGCGAGCCGTTGCTGGGCAAGGCTTTGAAAGACGGGTATCGCGAGAAGGTTAAAATTGCAACCAAACTTCCGACTTGGCTGGTTGAAAATCGCGAAGATATGGATAAATTCCTGGATGCACAGCTGGAGAAACTCGGAACTGATCACATTGATTACTACCTTATTCACGCTCTCAGCGGTCCTTCATGGAAAAGCGTTGAAGATCTTGGAATAAAAGAATTTCTTGATCAGGCACAGAAAGACGGACGGATCGTTAATCCCGGTTTTTCATTCCATGGACTTGCAGAAGATTTTCAGCCCATTGTTGATGCATACTCATGGGTGTTCTGTCAGATTCAGTATAACTATCTGGATCAGGAATTTCAGGCAGGCACTAAAGGGCTCAAGTATGCCGCTTCTAAAGATATCGGCGTGATTATTATGGAGCCGTTGCGCGGCGGGAACCTTGCTCTTCCAGAAGCTCCTCCTGCTATTGCCGAACTATGGGCTCAGGCTGAGGTTAAACGTCCTCCTGTTGAGTGGGCTTTGCGCTGGGTTTGGAACCATCCTGAAGTTACAGTAGTTCTGTCAGGAATGAATAGCGAGGAACAGATATCGCAGAATATGGCTGTCGCAAGTGATGCATCCGCCAATTATCTTTCGCCGGCAGAGCTTGAATTAATTGAGCGTGTAAGTATTACCTATAGAAAACTCATGCAGGTTGGATGTACCGGTTGCGGTTATTGCCTGCCTTGTCCTGCCGGGGTGCAAATTCCGATATGCTTCGATTTTTTTAATAAGCTCCACATGTTCGGAAATCTTGATGAAGCTAAACATCTTTACAAAGTATTCGGTAGCGGAGATGTTTTGCAGCGTGAACCTGGATTTGCTTCACAGTGTGTGGAATGCGGTATGTGTCTCGAAAAATGTCCACAGCAGATCAATATCCCTGAAGTCCTCAAACGTGTTGTCGCTGAGCTTGAAGATTAA
- a CDS encoding alpha/beta hydrolase, with translation MIFRIGLIFFLFVFSGCTSFSPRLFAEQHGFLEHIFVADTFDIAGYMRGKSSILRVYFEGDGKAWLNRRRPSTNPTPQNPVSFYLAAVDTNPAVLYLARPCQFVEGPHLRSCSTPFWTSARFSEPVIHDLNQALDQAKSLVGAKILELVGYSGGGAVALLLAARRDDVDLVVTIAGNLDHDYWTRYHHVSPLRDSLNPADYAVQNQVIKQVHIVSTEDLIIPPSVSQSYLSKMNETSMVRIVTVHGVKHMDDWSQVVPSILKKVDQHK, from the coding sequence ATGATCTTTCGAATTGGGTTGATTTTTTTTCTTTTTGTCTTCTCGGGATGTACTTCCTTTTCTCCTCGTTTATTTGCAGAGCAACATGGCTTCCTTGAACATATTTTTGTTGCAGATACTTTTGACATCGCAGGCTACATGCGTGGTAAATCCTCAATTCTTCGTGTCTATTTTGAGGGTGATGGTAAAGCATGGTTGAATAGAAGACGCCCTTCTACTAATCCTACCCCCCAGAATCCTGTTTCTTTTTATTTAGCGGCAGTCGATACTAACCCGGCGGTGTTATACCTTGCGCGTCCTTGCCAGTTTGTTGAGGGGCCGCATTTAAGAAGTTGTTCTACACCTTTTTGGACATCAGCACGGTTTTCCGAACCTGTAATACACGATTTAAATCAAGCTTTGGATCAGGCTAAATCATTAGTTGGGGCAAAAATCCTTGAGCTGGTTGGGTATTCTGGAGGTGGAGCGGTTGCCTTGCTACTCGCCGCACGAAGGGATGATGTTGATTTGGTTGTGACAATTGCAGGCAACTTGGACCATGATTACTGGACTCGCTATCATCACGTCTCGCCATTACGCGATTCGTTGAATCCTGCTGATTATGCTGTTCAAAACCAAGTCATCAAGCAAGTACATATTGTAAGTACTGAGGACTTAATTATACCTCCTTCTGTCAGTCAGAGTTATCTAAGTAAAATGAACGAGACTAGTATGGTTCGAATTGTTACGGTGCACGGGGTAAAGCACATGGACGATTGGAGTCAAGTTGTCCCGAGTATTTTAAAAAAGGTTGATCAACACAAATAG
- a CDS encoding glycosyltransferase family 2 protein, which translates to MQKYKNVAVIIPALNEALTISKIIRKVGGYGVDTYVVDDNSQDGTVAKSRNAGAEVLVLPFRSGSWGATQAGMLHSIKKDKYDFFITMDADGQHEPDYIPLLIERYLSSKVNVVIGSCIQRGSFARRITWSVFFFLTRLKIHDMTSGFKLYDKKAVQALLSKEAAMFDYQDLGPLLLFRRKNIKCIEIPISMCARKNGCSRIFDSWLSVSIYLVKTCIWVIVDWISKSDNSLGKLDDYDSI; encoded by the coding sequence GTGCAAAAATATAAAAATGTTGCTGTAATAATACCTGCTCTTAATGAAGCTTTGACTATCTCTAAAATTATCAGAAAAGTAGGCGGCTATGGGGTGGATACTTATGTTGTGGATGATAATAGCCAAGATGGAACTGTCGCTAAATCCCGCAATGCAGGGGCCGAAGTTTTAGTATTACCTTTTAGATCTGGATCTTGGGGTGCTACACAGGCCGGAATGCTACACTCCATAAAAAAAGATAAATATGATTTTTTTATAACGATGGATGCTGACGGGCAACATGAACCTGATTATATTCCATTGTTGATTGAGCGATATTTGTCGAGTAAAGTAAACGTTGTTATTGGGAGCTGTATACAACGTGGTAGCTTTGCAAGACGGATAACGTGGAGTGTTTTCTTTTTTCTAACCCGTTTAAAAATACATGATATGACTTCTGGTTTTAAACTGTATGATAAGAAAGCCGTTCAGGCTCTTTTATCTAAAGAAGCCGCAATGTTCGATTATCAAGATCTAGGTCCATTACTTTTGTTTAGAAGAAAGAATATTAAATGTATTGAAATTCCAATCTCCATGTGTGCTAGAAAAAATGGATGTTCTCGCATTTTTGATTCTTGGCTATCAGTGTCAATCTATTTAGTTAAAACTTGTATATGGGTGATCGTTGATTGGATTTCCAAATCAGACAATTCGTTAGGTAAACTGGATGATTATGACTCTATTTGA
- a CDS encoding DUF2304 domain-containing protein, whose product MIMTLFDLVAPAISFLSVVIILVLIRRQRLGIFHSLWWLFAVFSMLFIGFFPTVVDRIGWFLGVHYPPVLPILLALCFLFVKVLTMDIERTQQEIKIRIIAQKMAAYEAELYSLKAEQSVEKAEIKIHEN is encoded by the coding sequence ATGATTATGACTCTATTTGATCTTGTTGCTCCCGCGATTTCTTTCTTAAGTGTTGTAATAATTCTCGTGCTTATTAGGCGGCAGCGCTTAGGAATATTTCATTCTCTTTGGTGGTTATTTGCTGTTTTTAGTATGCTTTTTATTGGTTTTTTCCCTACCGTGGTAGATAGAATCGGATGGTTTTTAGGAGTGCATTATCCTCCCGTATTACCAATTCTTTTGGCTCTTTGTTTTTTATTTGTTAAAGTACTGACTATGGATATCGAACGGACTCAGCAGGAAATTAAAATTCGGATTATTGCTCAAAAAATGGCAGCTTATGAAGCAGAGTTATACAGTTTAAAAGCTGAACAATCTGTTGAAAAGGCAGAAATAAAGATCCATGAAAACTGA
- a CDS encoding efflux RND transporter permease subunit, whose amino-acid sequence MSDNLKPEPKRPVPRTLTEKVILFCLEQKLIVAILLIMVICGGIYTAPFNWKIDGIDRSPVPVDAIPDIGENQQIIFTKWLGRSPQDVEDQISYPLTVALLGVPGVKTVRSYSMFGFSTIYVIFKEDVDFYWSRSRLLEKLNSLPAGTLPAGIKPSLGPDATALGQVYWYTIEGRDPDGNPTGGWDLDELRSIQDWYVRYALLSAEGVSEVASVGGFVKEYQIDVDPDAMRAANVTLSEVYRAVKNSNLDVGARTIEINNAEYVIRGIGFIKKISDIESSVVKVVNNIPIHVRDVARVAEGPALRRGVLDKGGAEVVGGVAVVRYGENPLQVIDNIKSKIIAISPGLPSKILPDGTESKLTIVPFYDRSNLIHETLGTLNTALTEEILITIIVVLIAVMHLKSSLLISSLLPLAVLMSFMGMRVFKVDANIVALSGIAIAIGTMVDMGIIICENILKKLETAEEGVSRLKLIYNGTTEVGSAVMTAVATTIVSFMPVFAMDGAEGKLFKPLAYTKTFALLSSIIVALTILPPLAQLLFTARKKFTKGKQTYIRSVLYILSGVALSIMLKWWVGIFFIYLGIKHFILPFVPEKAHTFIGYAETWTIVGLVAFVLTSSWLPLGPEKGMTNNYAFVALVIGSLMLFFELFRYNYARMLWWCLNHKLLFLSLPAFIIALGMSIWLGFGNLTSFLPDTIRTSAPYVKLDHTFPGLGKEFMPDLDEGAFLFMPTTMPHASIGEAHDVLRKQDMMIQSIPEVESAVGKLGRAETPLDPAPISMIETVINYKSEYVVNKSGERLRFKFDPDQKDYFRNVNGDLVPAKDGYPYLVQGYYARDYNGKLIPDENGKPFRIWRSALNQELNPNRKSWKGVTSPDDIWDEIVKAAKIPGVTSAPKLQPIAARIVMLQSGMRAPMGIKVKGPNLETLEKVALDLERLLKQVGSIQPEAVIADRIVGKPYLEIVIDREAIARYGIMLSQVQDVIEVAVGGKVVTTTVEGRERYPVRVRYMRELRDNIDDLGNILVSTPSGEQIPLSQLAEIKYIRGPQVIKSEDTFLVGYVLFDKKPGFAEVDVVEQAQNFLNSKIKSGELVIPAGVSYEFAGSYENQIRAQKKLAVILPLALMFIVLILYLQFKSMATTLMVFSGIFVAWSGGFLMVWMYGQPWFMNFTMFGTPMRELFQVAPINLSVAIWVGFLALFGIASDDGVIMATYLDETKNDRKATSIPEIRQAIIKGAQRRIRPALMTSATTILALLPILTSTGRGSDIMVPMAIPSFGGMTIAILTVFVVPVLYCGAEEIKFRRK is encoded by the coding sequence ATGAGTGATAATTTAAAACCTGAACCAAAACGCCCTGTACCCCGCACCTTAACAGAAAAGGTCATACTGTTTTGCCTTGAGCAGAAACTGATTGTTGCCATCCTCTTGATTATGGTCATTTGCGGGGGGATATATACCGCGCCTTTCAACTGGAAAATTGACGGAATAGACAGGTCTCCAGTCCCCGTGGATGCAATTCCAGATATCGGTGAAAATCAGCAGATTATTTTCACCAAATGGCTCGGACGTTCTCCGCAAGACGTGGAAGATCAGATAAGTTACCCGCTGACCGTGGCCTTGCTAGGAGTTCCCGGAGTAAAGACAGTTCGCAGTTACTCCATGTTCGGTTTCTCAACAATTTATGTCATTTTTAAAGAAGATGTAGACTTTTACTGGTCCCGTTCGCGATTGCTCGAAAAGCTTAACAGTCTTCCGGCAGGCACTCTCCCCGCGGGGATAAAACCGTCACTGGGACCAGATGCAACCGCCCTCGGACAAGTCTATTGGTACACAATTGAAGGTCGCGATCCTGACGGCAATCCTACCGGAGGGTGGGACCTTGATGAATTGCGTTCAATACAGGACTGGTACGTCCGTTACGCTTTGCTCTCTGCTGAAGGAGTCAGTGAAGTTGCCTCGGTTGGAGGCTTTGTAAAAGAGTATCAGATTGATGTCGATCCCGATGCCATGAGAGCCGCAAATGTAACTCTTAGCGAAGTATATCGCGCTGTAAAAAATTCCAACCTAGATGTTGGCGCACGTACTATCGAAATTAACAACGCCGAATATGTTATCCGAGGTATCGGATTCATCAAAAAAATATCTGATATTGAAAGCTCAGTTGTTAAAGTTGTAAACAACATCCCCATCCATGTCCGCGATGTCGCGCGGGTGGCGGAGGGTCCGGCCCTGCGTCGTGGAGTACTGGACAAAGGCGGCGCAGAGGTTGTGGGCGGAGTTGCAGTTGTCCGCTACGGAGAAAATCCACTGCAGGTCATTGATAATATCAAAAGCAAGATAATAGCTATTTCACCTGGATTGCCCTCAAAAATCCTGCCGGACGGAACAGAAAGCAAACTGACTATTGTTCCTTTTTATGACCGCTCAAACCTGATTCATGAAACCCTCGGCACGCTTAACACCGCCCTGACTGAAGAAATACTGATTACTATCATTGTAGTTCTTATTGCGGTCATGCACCTTAAAAGTTCATTACTTATTTCTTCATTATTACCTCTTGCCGTACTCATGAGCTTTATGGGTATGCGAGTCTTCAAAGTCGATGCTAATATTGTAGCTCTGTCAGGAATTGCAATTGCGATCGGAACCATGGTCGACATGGGGATTATCATCTGTGAAAATATACTGAAAAAGCTCGAAACGGCAGAAGAGGGAGTCAGCCGTCTTAAACTTATTTACAATGGGACAACAGAAGTAGGCAGTGCAGTAATGACTGCCGTTGCGACTACAATTGTCAGCTTTATGCCTGTATTTGCCATGGACGGGGCCGAAGGCAAACTATTCAAACCGTTAGCTTATACCAAGACCTTCGCGTTACTGTCATCTATCATTGTAGCTTTGACTATTTTACCGCCTTTAGCTCAACTTCTGTTTACTGCGCGTAAAAAATTTACCAAGGGAAAACAGACCTATATTCGCTCGGTCCTCTACATCCTTTCAGGAGTTGCTCTTTCCATAATGCTGAAATGGTGGGTTGGTATTTTCTTCATCTATCTAGGTATAAAACACTTTATATTGCCATTTGTTCCGGAGAAGGCGCACACATTTATAGGTTACGCGGAAACATGGACAATTGTAGGTCTGGTCGCCTTCGTTCTTACAAGTTCATGGCTGCCGCTGGGACCGGAAAAAGGCATGACCAATAATTATGCTTTTGTAGCCTTGGTTATCGGCAGTTTAATGCTCTTTTTCGAATTATTCCGGTACAACTATGCCAGAATGCTGTGGTGGTGTCTTAATCATAAATTGCTCTTTTTATCTTTGCCAGCTTTTATCATTGCTTTAGGAATGTCTATCTGGCTCGGATTCGGCAACCTGACCTCATTTCTACCGGACACAATCAGGACCTCTGCTCCTTACGTCAAGCTGGATCATACCTTTCCCGGCTTAGGTAAAGAATTCATGCCGGACCTTGATGAAGGCGCATTTTTATTCATGCCGACCACTATGCCCCATGCATCCATAGGCGAAGCTCATGATGTGCTGCGCAAGCAGGATATGATGATCCAATCTATTCCGGAAGTGGAGTCCGCAGTTGGTAAGCTTGGCAGAGCAGAAACTCCTCTTGATCCAGCGCCTATTTCCATGATCGAAACTGTCATTAATTATAAATCTGAGTACGTTGTTAATAAATCAGGAGAGAGACTCCGTTTTAAATTTGATCCCGATCAAAAAGACTACTTTCGCAATGTCAACGGTGACCTTGTTCCGGCAAAAGACGGATACCCTTATTTAGTGCAGGGATACTATGCAAGAGACTACAATGGAAAACTGATTCCTGATGAAAACGGTAAACCTTTCAGAATATGGAGATCTGCACTTAATCAGGAGCTGAATCCAAACCGCAAGAGCTGGAAAGGGGTAACTTCGCCGGATGATATATGGGATGAAATAGTCAAAGCAGCTAAAATACCCGGAGTAACTTCCGCGCCGAAACTGCAACCCATTGCCGCAAGAATTGTAATGCTGCAATCCGGTATGCGCGCTCCCATGGGCATCAAAGTTAAAGGCCCAAATCTGGAAACACTGGAAAAAGTAGCTCTTGATCTGGAAAGACTGCTCAAACAGGTGGGATCAATACAGCCGGAAGCTGTTATTGCCGACCGCATAGTGGGTAAACCATATCTTGAGATTGTCATAGATCGTGAAGCCATTGCAAGATACGGAATTATGCTTTCACAGGTACAGGATGTTATTGAAGTGGCAGTCGGCGGCAAAGTGGTGACAACTACAGTCGAAGGTCGTGAACGCTATCCTGTCAGGGTTCGCTACATGAGAGAGCTGCGTGATAACATAGACGACCTTGGAAATATTCTTGTAAGCACTCCGTCCGGAGAACAAATCCCCCTCAGCCAGCTGGCAGAGATAAAATATATCCGCGGGCCGCAGGTCATCAAAAGTGAGGATACATTTCTTGTCGGTTACGTTCTCTTTGACAAGAAACCCGGATTTGCCGAAGTGGATGTAGTTGAACAGGCTCAAAACTTTCTTAATTCGAAAATTAAATCAGGCGAGCTGGTTATTCCTGCCGGAGTTTCATACGAGTTTGCAGGCAGTTATGAAAATCAGATCAGAGCACAGAAGAAACTCGCAGTAATCCTGCCGCTGGCCCTGATGTTCATAGTGTTAATTCTATATTTGCAGTTCAAATCCATGGCGACAACATTAATGGTCTTTTCAGGTATTTTCGTTGCGTGGTCCGGCGGATTTCTTATGGTGTGGATGTACGGCCAGCCGTGGTTTATGAACTTTACCATGTTTGGCACGCCGATGCGCGAATTGTTTCAAGTAGCACCAATCAACTTAAGCGTTGCCATATGGGTCGGCTTTCTGGCTCTGTTCGGTATAGCCTCGGACGACGGCGTTATCATGGCAACTTATCTGGATGAGACCAAAAACGATCGCAAAGCTACCAGCATTCCCGAAATCAGACAGGCCATCATTAAAGGGGCACAAAGGAGAATCCGCCCGGCTCTGATGACCTCGGCAACAACCATCCTTGCACTACTCCCTATCCTGACCTCAACAGGGCGCGGATCAGACATCATGGTACCTATGGCAATCCCTTCATTCGGGGGCATGACCATAGCGATACTTACCGTGTTTGTAGTTCCGGTGCTGTACTGCGGAGCTGAAGAGATTAAGTTCAGACGAAAATAA
- a CDS encoding glycosyltransferase — MRILHISKYSYPERGGIETFVRDLTAEQVKMGHSVSVLCHHTLPFRKTDARQIDGVKITRSSTICNTAFAPISPFFPMSLQKIVSLHRPQIIHIHLPNPAILFNCFFPSEIPYIVHWHADVKGSPNLVIKILYPFYRQFEQRILSKAKCIIATSPLYLESSHSLRPWLDKCRIVPLGLDQNKYPPRQIPPDETPLVLSVGRFAFYKGFKYLVRAAVLLPEARFIIAGDGPEHSRITREVKKLGLENRVSLPGKISDRELFVLLQRASVFCLPSIDRGEAFGMVLLEAMRYGVPLVTTSINGSGTSWVNQNGITGTIVPVASSEALAEAIKEIITQPQKAVQYGQAGKLKFNNLFTILRSAQAIEQIYLDVISQ, encoded by the coding sequence ATGCGCATTCTTCACATAAGTAAGTATTCCTACCCTGAAAGAGGTGGCATAGAAACATTTGTTCGGGATCTAACGGCTGAACAAGTAAAGATGGGACACTCCGTAAGTGTGTTATGCCATCACACATTGCCTTTTAGAAAAACGGATGCCCGTCAAATTGACGGTGTCAAAATTACTCGATCCAGTACTATTTGCAACACTGCGTTCGCTCCTATTTCTCCCTTTTTCCCAATGTCTCTGCAGAAAATAGTTTCACTCCATCGTCCGCAAATTATCCATATCCATCTGCCAAATCCGGCAATTCTGTTTAACTGTTTTTTCCCTTCCGAAATCCCTTATATTGTCCACTGGCACGCCGATGTAAAAGGATCTCCAAACCTGGTGATTAAAATACTGTATCCTTTTTATCGTCAGTTTGAGCAACGCATCCTTTCTAAAGCCAAGTGTATAATAGCGACATCTCCCCTCTATTTGGAATCAAGCCATTCATTAAGACCATGGTTGGACAAATGCAGAATTGTTCCGTTGGGACTTGACCAGAATAAATATCCTCCAAGACAAATTCCCCCAGACGAAACACCATTAGTTCTTAGTGTAGGACGATTCGCATTTTACAAGGGGTTTAAATATCTTGTTCGCGCTGCAGTCCTTCTGCCTGAAGCAAGGTTCATTATAGCTGGAGACGGCCCTGAACATTCCAGAATTACTCGTGAAGTTAAAAAATTAGGATTGGAAAATCGAGTGAGTCTACCGGGGAAAATCTCTGACAGAGAGTTATTCGTATTACTACAGCGGGCATCTGTATTCTGTCTACCTTCCATTGATCGTGGTGAAGCTTTTGGTATGGTCCTTCTTGAAGCTATGCGCTATGGCGTTCCACTTGTGACCACCAGTATTAATGGATCAGGTACAAGTTGGGTGAATCAGAATGGTATCACCGGAACAATTGTACCGGTAGCTTCCTCAGAAGCTTTAGCTGAAGCTATAAAGGAGATTATAACTCAACCACAAAAAGCAGTTCAATATGGCCAAGCGGGAAAATTGAAATTTAACAATCTATTTACAATACTACGCTCTGCTCAAGCAATTGAGCAAATATACTTGGATGTCATATCGCAATAG